Proteins found in one Neurospora crassa OR74A linkage group II, whole genome shotgun sequence genomic segment:
- a CDS encoding CHY zinc finger domain-containing protein — protein MATLVSDLLRGAQRQVRRFSSGFAAEEPDISTPSSTSQHQRTRSDGAALPESVFEDGDENYRRSLDGIVVGRTVAQPVAVVTTTTTTPTNVASSSHSRLGEAADVATATPEAGHTGQVPVPPTSAAAYESTPPARPSLTSPISAPAPEWTAQAAQQSLLTLPRIPSQVDSDARSQTGELPEDDGKSALRKRIQAIQNQADISQALKAQLIHQVMTEEYYQQSPHAHDGTMGMRPESPSGRSVRSVHSVKSARSAQSHSRDRSSNRDRDSFGPLQTALKFWNPLAGESGFSDEDTLNIHVTEEDLKPTYAPKTVPKRDEYGVRELDVSLAYAIAQGIQPEEETEDLDEHGQPVLRLGCKHYRRNVKLQCAACDRWYTCRLCHDEVEDHTLPRRDTRHMLCMLCGRTQKASQTCVGCNQSAASYYCNICKLWNDDRNKPIYHCNDCGLCRVGLGLGKDFFHCKKCSACVSTRDEHRCIERSTDCDCPICGDYLFNSPRPVAIMKCGHTIHKHCFSAHRERSYRCPVCNKSCVNMEIQFRNLDIAIATQPMPDEYQDARAVISCNDCSAKSQTRYHWLGLKCSVCHSYNTVEHKLLHMPGVDGDQAEEEPRAVTGSSDANNGAQGVSMLPVALDNAATAGDRRLSAARGLDPQYPDTNGQQNRSIFHSDPISPPRRSALAGLFANRNRQSPSSSSADQPHPSTSNLPTTPSPSTYFPRPSSFAPSSPAATAAAVLASAAALVGFGGYSASAPSGAANNTLISDRAIPGMTTTRTTRRRTRGRSINEAAGPGVTTSADYNSDDYTDDDEESRWGEDMVTLEDVLGFLGRSPRRLVPVPQDGHTSIRDLIDEDDEDDESGEEESEEENYDDDDDDDIEEIGDGGFELDLIGHR, from the exons ATGGCCACCTTAGTCTCTGATTTGCTTCGAGGAGCACAACGACAAGTTCGACGATTTTCCTCCGGGTTTGCCGCTGAAGAGCCCGATATATCCACGCCGTCTTCCACTTCGCAACACCAGAGAACGAGATCTGATGGGGCTGCGCTGCCCGAATCGGTGTTCGAGGACGGAGACGAGAACTATAGGCGAAGTCTGGATGGGATTGTTGTTGGCAGAACCGTAGCGCAGCCGGTGGCTGTtgtaacaacaacaacaaccacaccaaCCAACGTCGCATCAAGTTCGCATTCGAGGTTAGGGGAAGCCGCCGATGTCGCAACTGCCACTCCAGAAGCAGGGCACACAGGACAAGTTCCAGTTCCGCCAACATCCGCAGCGGCATACGAATCGACGCCGCCGGCGCGACCGTCGTTAACTTCACCAATCTCTGCGCCGGCGCCAGAATGGACTGCGCAAGCAGCACAACAGAGCCTCCTCACGCTTCCCCGTATCCCCTCCCAGGTGGACTCCGACGCTCGATCCCAGACCGGAGAGTTACCAGAAGATGACGGCAAGAGCGcattgaggaagaggatacaGGCGATTCAAAATCAGGCCGACATCTCGCAGGCCCTCAAGGCGCAGCTGATACATCAAGTCATGACGGAGGAGTACTATCAACAGTCTCCACATGCGCATGATGGTACTATGGGCATGCGCCCAGAATCGCCCAGCGGTCGGAGCGTGCGTAGTGTGCACAGCGTCAAGAGCGCTCGTAGCGCGCAGAGCCATAGCCGCGATCGATCATCGAACCGGGATCGTGATTCCTTTGGCCCGTTGCAAACGGCCTTGAAGTTCTGGAATCCTCTCGCGGGCGAAAGCGGATTCAGTGACGAGGATACCCTGAACATCCACGTTACAGAGGAGGATCTGAAGCCGACCTATGCCCCCAAAACCGTCCCGAAACGCGACGAATACGGGGTGCGAGAACTCGACGTCAGTCTCGCATACGCGATTGCGCAGGGGATACAACCCGAGGAAGAAACAGAGGATCTGGACGAGCACGGTCAGCCCGTTCTCAGACTCGGTTGCAAACACTACCGGCGCAATGTGAAGCTGCAATGCGCCGCCTGTGATCGGTGGTATACGTGCCGGCTCTGTCACGATGAGGTGGAAGATCACACCTTGCCGCGGCGGGATACACGTCACATGCTGTGCATGTTGTGCGGTCGAACCCAAAAGGCCTCGCAGACTTGTGTTGGTTGTAACCAGTCAGCGGCCTCttactattgtaatatttgCAAATTGTGGAATGACGATCGGAACAAACCAATCTATCACTGCAACGATTGTGGGCTCTGCCGAGTTGGGTTGGGCTTGGGCAAAGACTTTTTCCATTGCAAG AAATGCTCAGCATGCGTCTCCACGCGCGACGAGCACCGATGTATCGAACGGTCAACCGACTGCGACTGTCCCATCTGCGGCGATTACCTGTTTAACTCTCCGCGACCGGTTGCGATCATGAAATGTGGCCATACCATCCATAAACACTGTTTCAGCGCGCACCGGGAAAGATCGTACAGATGTCCGGTCTGCAACAAGAGCTGCGTCAACATGGAGATCCAGTTTCGTAACCTTgacatcgccatcgccaccCAGCCCATGCCCGACGAGTACCAGGATGCCCGGGCCGTCATCTCGTGCAACGACTGCAGTGCAAAAAGCCAGACAAGGTACCACTGGTTGGGACTGAAGTGTTCAGTCTGTCACTCGTATAATACGGTTGAACATAAGCTGCTCCATATGCCTGGCGTGGATGGCGATCAGGCTGAGGAAGAACCAAGGGCTGTCACTGGGTCGAGTGATGCCAACAACGGAGCGCAGGGTGTGAGCATGCTGCCAGTTGCCCTTGACAACGCGGCAACAGCCGGCGATAGACGACTATCGGCTGCTCGAGGACTGGATCCTCAATATCCCGACACAAACGGACAACAAAACAGAAGTATCTTCCACTCCGACCCGATCTCACCACCACGGCGTTCAGCCCTAGCAGGTCTATTCGCCAACCGAAACCGACAatctccatcctcttcctccgccgaCCAACCACATCCGTCCACCTCCAACCTCCCCAccaccccatcaccatctaCCTACTTCCCtcgcccctcctccttcgctccttcctctcctgctgccacagccgccgccgtcctcgcttccgccgccgccttggtAGGGTTCGGCGGTTACTCAGCATCTGCTCCTTCTGGCGCAGCAAATAACACCTTGATATCAGATCGCGCCATCCCCGGGATGACAACGacaaggacgacgaggaggagaacaagAGGCAGGTCAATAAATGAAGCAGCTGGACCTGGGGTGACAACGAGCGCAGATTACAATTCTGACGATTAcaccgatgacgatgaggaaaGTCGGTGGGGAGAGGACATGGTGACGCTAGAAGACGTGCTGGGTTTCTTGGGACGCTCGCCGAGAAGGTTAGTGCCAGTTCCTCAGGATGGGCACACCTCTATTAGGGACCTAATagatgaggacgatgaggatgatgagagtggggaagaagagagcgaggaagagaattatgatgatgatgacgacgatgacatTGAAGAAATTGGGGATGGAGGGTTTGAATTGGACTTGATTGGTCATAGATGA
- a CDS encoding DUF1000 domain-containing protein, producing the protein MSHHCHDEHDDHHHHHEGGAEHDHSDDITPAVQFSLYQHINFDEITTLNEQVHGSGQAIIKKTWAERLATEPEVVSDADEQLIINVPFTAQIKLHSVLLRTSPSPSAPRTLRLLANADIHDFGQAEDSTPTQEFELSQTSEIQELPVKRAKFNAVQRLCLFFPDNFSQGEEDETRISYIGFKGEWMTLGQAPKNIVYEAAARPTDHKVKGTADARGVGYNRQG; encoded by the exons ATGTCGCACCACTGCCACGACGAGCacgacgaccaccaccaccatcatgagGGCGGGGCAGAGCACGACCACTCTGACGACATCACCCCCGCCGTGCAGTTCTCGCTGTACCAGCACATCAACTTTGACGAGATCACCACGCTGAACGAGCAGGTGCACGGCTCCGGCCAGGCCATTATCAAGAAGACGTGGGCCGAACGATTGGCGACGGAGCCCGAGGTGGTGAGCGATGCTGATGAGCAGCTGATTATCAACGTTCC TTTCACAGCCCAAATCAAACTGCACTCGGTCCTCCTGCGCACCTCGCCCTCCCCCTCGGCCCCGCGcaccctccgcctcctcgccAACGCCGACATCCACGATTTCGGTCAAGCTGAGGACTCTACCCCCACACAAGAATTCGAGCTCTCCCAGACTTCGGAAATCCAGGAATTGCCCGTCAAGCGAGCCAAGTTCAACGCCGTGCAAAGACTGTGCTTGTTTTTCCCGGATAATTTTTCgcaaggagaggaggatgaaacGAGAATCAGTTATATTGGTTTCAAGGGGGAGTGGATGACGTTGGGACAAGCGCCGAAGAATATCGTCTACGAGGCGGCGGCTAGGCCGACGGATCATAAGGTTAAGGGAACGGCGGATGCAAGAGGTGTGGGATATAACCGTCAGGGGTAG
- a CDS encoding coiled-coil domain-containing protein 25, producing MVFYFTSTVVSPPAFIYVGKDKFENEELIQHGWEEDVCAHIYLRLPEGWTWENIPEELLTDLGQLTKANSIEGNKKDNITIIYTPWANLKKDGSMAVGQVSFKDQKKVKRILIAQRENAIVNRLNKTKVEKHPDLREEKEQHLKELRKKDQAAVLARKKEEDRLKKERAEKKWQKDHAYDELFAEENMMNSSNQDRDETWEDDFM from the exons ATGGTCTTCTATTTCACTTCGACCGTCGTCAGTCCCCCGGCTTTCATTTATGTGGGGAAAGACAAGTTTGAGA ACGAGGAGTTGATCCAACACGgctgggaggaggatgtaTG TGCTCATATCTACCTCCGTCTCCCAGAGGGTTGGACATGGGAGAACATTCCCGAGGAGCTCCTGACCGACCTTGGTCAGTTGACCAAGGCCAACTCCATCGAGG GTAACAAGAAGGACAACATCACAATCATCTATACCCCATGGGCCAATCTCAAGAAGGACGGCAGCATGGCGGTCGGCCAGGTCAGCTTCAAGGATCAGAAGAAGGTGAAGCGCATTTTGATCGCGCAGCGCGAAAATGCTATCGTCAACCGTCTGAACAAGACCAAGGTTGAGAAGCACCCGGACCTgcgagaggagaaggagcagcaTCTCAAAGAGCTGCGCAAGAAGGATCAGGCGGCGGTGCTGGcgcggaagaaggaggaggatcgcctgaagaaggagcgggCCGAGAAGAAGTGGCAGAAGGATCATGCCTACGATGAGCTCTTTGCTGAGGAGAACATGATGAACTCGAGCAATCAGGATCGGGATGAGACCTGGGAGGATGATTTCATGTAA
- a CDS encoding mitochondrial 54S ribosomal protein YmL9, giving the protein MAPRLPARCWRQLSLVERSATHTTTTAAASSLLLAGRTTPTFSASSPSTVFPSLLPQITKRGVKYGWSTLPKRSRPTRFNQVTQGLPAPTSGPAAALKRREKTTPLRTGVLAVKKGMTVFMGRTGARIPCTVLQLDRVQVVANKTRAKNGYWAVQVGLGERRAENVGAPQLGYYEAKGIPPKQTLAEFKVRNQDGLLPVGVQLFPDWFHVGQVVDVRGITRGMGFAGGMKRHGFAGQEASHGNSLNHRTIGSVGGSQGSGSRVLPGKKMPGRMGAQQHTVQNLPILMVDNELGIVVVKGAVAGHKGAVVKVQDAVKKAPPPEEFVEATKQLLNERFPDAEEKLQAARKLHLELKEARRQGLIDSLIKNGLTEKADGNAAVEASA; this is encoded by the coding sequence ATGGCGCCCCGGCTGCCCGCGCGCTGCTGGAGGCAGCTCTCCCTCGTCGAGAGGTCAGCCACccacaccacaaccaccgccgccgccagctccctcctcctcgccggccGGACCACACCcaccttctccgcctcctcgccatcgactgtctttccctccctcctccctcagATCACAAAGCGCGGCGTCAAGTACGGCTGGAGCACGCTCCCGAAGCGCAGCAGGCCCACACGATTCAACCAAGTGACGCAGGGTCTTCCGGCGCCCACCTCGGGCCCGGCCGCTGCCCTCAAGCGCCGCGAGAAGACTACACCCCTGCGCACCGGCGTGCTCGCTGTCAAGAAGGGCATGACCGTCTTCATGGGCCGCACCGGCGCCCGCATCCCCTGCACCGTTCTGCAGCTCGACCGGGTCCAAGTCGTCGCCAACAAGACGCGCGCCAAGAACGGCTACTGGGCCGTCCAGGTTGGCCTGGGCGAGCGCCGCGCCGAAAACGTGGGCGCCCCGCAGCTCGGCTACTACGAGGCCAAGGGCATCCCGCCCAAGCAGACGCTCGCCGAGTTCAAGGTGCGCAACCAGGACGGCTTGTTGCCGGTCGGCGTCCAGCTGTTTCCGGACTGGTTCCACGTCGGCCAGGTGGTGGACGTGCGCGGCATCACGCGCGGTATGGGTTTTGCCGGTGGTATGAAGCGTCACGGCTTCGCCGGTCAGGAGGCGTCGCACGGTAACTCGCTGAACCACCGTACCATTGGTTCCGTCGGTGGTTCGCAGGGCTCCGGTTCGCGTGTGTTGCCCGGCAAGAAGATGCCCGGTCGCATGGGCGCGCAGCAGCACACGGTCCAGAACCTGCCCATTCTGATGGTGGACAACGAGCTCGGCATCGTGGTGGTCAAGGGCGCGGTCGCTGGTCACAAGGGTGCGGTTGTCAAGGTTCAGGATGCTGTCAAGAAGGCTCCTCCCCCGGAGGAGTTTGTCGAGGCCACCAAGCAGCTCCTCAACGAGCGGTTCCCTGATGCGGAGGAGAAGTTGCAGGCGGCGAGGAAGTTGCACTTGGAGCTCAAGGAGGCGAGGAGACAGGGCCTGATAGATTCGCTCATCAAGAATGGGCTGACAGAGAAGGCGGATGGAAATGCTGCGGTAGAAGCTTCGGCTTAA